The window gtttacTTCCCCGTCATTTAGGGAGCAATAGCACACTCGCCTGGCCTCTAGTGGACAAGGAAGGTTTTGTCTTCGCAATATTGTTTTATTGAGCGTGGTCCAAACAGGGTCCAGCACGAAAAGATATCCCTGCCCAATCATGAATGTTTGTTCTAAAAAGAATTATGACAGCAAGAACAACACTAaggattaaaatgaaaataataacggtacagacaggcaggcagccaGACAAGCATGTAAGTTTGTACTTATCTATCTTTATGAAGTGTATCATTGACATAATGCATTCCACAAACCCTACATTAATCGTCACCTTCACAGCTAATTATGAAATCAAGagctctcttcccctcccccatcctctctctctctctctctctcaaaaatTGCTGAACCTGTTAAACAGGATTTTAACTTATTGGTGTCAAAGAGCATTTTCACTTCAAGTTGAGTTTTGTTCTTTCAAAACATAATAATCAATGAAAATTaaatggtgatgatgagaaGAATTAAAGGGCCATAACACAGAATGGAACCATTTATTACCCATTTATCCAAATAACTCATCATAAAATCATTTATGGTCAACGGAAAGACAGAAAGCTACAGGAGTTTTAACAAAACACCGTAGGGAACAGTTATGATCAAAAGTGATTGATGTAATCCTGTAACAGTAAAGGAgagatactttttttttaaaatccaagaGTGAGAGTAAAACACTATTCTACTTATAGCTTAGTTCTAAGGGGCAGAGAGGATTGCTGAACAATCCTTAGCTCCCTCTTATGTCTATGTTCTGCAGTAAACAAAATATCAGTTTGTCTTAAAAAATTAAGCACTTGTGATAATCTAACATGCACATAAAACACATGCAAGAGGAGCTAAATCAAAACAAGCACAACCacgaaattaaaaaaaaaaatgccaaaagACTGAAATACCACAAACTATTGAAATTCCCCACAAAATACGTCtgaaaaagaaatttaaaaaatgacaaaacagaacaaattctGAAACACATCAAACACCAACTTTTATTCCAATAGGATAATACCATAATGATGACCTCACCATAAAGCagggaataaaaaaagaaaatataatgaTAACCACACAGTTTCAGTTTTCCCCCTAAAttatggtgttttttttaaattgtacaTCCAGCAGTAgcataaatgcatttatttattttattattgcagTAATAGTAACAGTGACATACAAATTTGTGCACTTGTAAAGGAAAGGGACATTTTCTATCATTATTTGGTCCCTGAGATTTACCATAACAAAAAATTGCAACAATGTTTGTTAAAATTAACAGCACCTCAAcgtgtaacaaaaaaaaacagcttaatGCTTTAAATGAGCAGAAGTggacttttgtttttctggttaGAAAATTGTTAGAGGTGACATGAACTCACTGACGGAGAAGCAACACTAAGATATTGCAGTAAACAGTGTTTCCCATTAAGTAATACTGGccttttaaatccattttcataaaaaaaaaaattctctcaGACATTTATTAGATTGCACATGGATATATGAAAACACAGGGCTGTGTAAATATCAAAGAAATCGACTTATGATCACCTGAATACATCATTGGCTAATGTGTTATTGCTCAAGCTTTCTCTTCTGTTGCATATTCAGGTTAGATGGGTTGGACAGACACGGAGGAGTGTTTGGGGTTGCATATGTGTCAAATCCAGTTAAGAAGCAAACCCGCAGGCACAAAACGTCAAATATAATGACACTGTCAAATAAGTTGCCTTGACTTGTGTAAGTTATGAGGTCATCTCCGAAAAAGGTGTAAAGAAAAGCTTGAGAACACTGTAATAAGACCTCATTAAAATACCTGCCGGGTAATTGATCCTGCCGTCTTTCGGGAAGTAATAACTGCTTTACTGCTTACACGCAGGTTTCCAAAAGAGCTGTGAGGAGGTCCCCTCAAAACTCGGTCGCCACTTTTTCCTTTACGACGTCACGATTCTTTCCATTTCTTGTGCCATCTTTGGAAGATCATCAACAGGCCTGGCGCTGGCTTTCAGACGCTGGGAGAAGATAAATCACATAAAAGCAGAGTTTCAGATTTCCTGTGTCTGTAATGTCACTTCCACCATAAAGCAATAAGGTAACCACTGACCTGCCAGAGGGTCCCATCTTTCTTGGCCACTTTGCAGATCATAGTGATTGGGATCATCATTAGAGAGGAAGACGCCAGAAACCAGCCTATCCCATACCCCCACCAAGGGAACACGTAGGAGTTGTTGAACTTAATGGGGGTGTATCTGACACTCAGGAATATCAAAGTGCCCTGTTCAAGGGTGAAAAcaatgatgatcatcatcaATACATATCCAATCCAACTCCATCCAAACTGCACTTCAAACACTTACAATGCAAGTCAGAGGGGTGCCGTACATCCAGCTGTATTTGATCAGCGCGTGAGGTTTGTACCCGATCATGTCTGCAATGTTGCCACAGAAGCGCTCCGAACCTGCAGGCGCCAGGCGGTGAAGCGACCTCGGCGTCAGTTTGCACAAATAGTATGCGAGGGAGACTGTGCAACTGCAACTCACCATAAACCCATCCAATAATCAACGACTGGAAGATCGCCAGCAGAAGGAGAGCAGGGCCGCTGCATACGTAGTGATCGAATATCATCAGAAAGTACATGCCGGCCTAAAATGAGGACACAAAGGTGGACCTCATCGGAATGTTCGGGTGGCGGATCTTCGACGTGTGTATTCGCTCGTGTCACCAGCGGTGGACAGCTGTATCTCACCTGAGAGACTAATAGCTGTCCCACCACGTAGGAAGAGGCGCAGATCAGGAACAGAAGGACCTCTCTGCGGTAGCCTTTTCGCATATACGCGGGGTAAATGTCCGATAGGGAGGTTACGATGCTTTCAAGTGCAATAAACTGCAGATAATTATGGGAGACGTGTGAGGACAAGCGTGAGAATGTGAAAACTCCGCAGGGATGTCCCAGGTAAATGTCAAACTGGGAACTGACCTGACCATCCACTCCTAATAGGACAATCATAGAAAAGAAGCAGACGGACCAGAGCTGAGGCCAGGGCAGAAGGGTCACTGCCTGTGGGTAGACTATGAAGACAAGCCCAGGACCTGCAGCGTAAAGTCAACCATCCATGTTTGCAACGTCATAAAGAAAGCTATAGAGGTCAAACTGTTTGTTCTTTTAATACATCCATTTGCATATTCATTGAATAAAGACATTAGTAAGTCAGATAGCCAGCGCTCATGTCCTTTTTGAACTCTTTGGATTCCACAGTCCTACCTGACTCAGCGACTGAAGCGATATCCACTCCCTGTTTTTGTGACATGTATCCAAGAATGGAGAAGATGGCAAAGCCAGACACAAAACTGGTTCCGCTGTTCAGCAGGCAAAGAAAGAAGGAGTCTCTGCAATTCAGGAACAATCCAGGGTCAATGATATTAGAGGCAGAAAATCAACTTAATGCAACAAAAATTAAAGCTGAAATGAAAGTAAGAATCACCCTCAGAGCTGAATGACTAACAAGTGGGCGatcctgtgtgcgtgcgtgtgtgcgtgcatgtacgCTTCAGTGAGGACAAGAATGGATGATCACTTTGGTCAaaggaggacattttgtcttgtCCTCCCAAcctcaaagggctgtttgagagTTACGACTTGGTTGTAAGGCTAAGGTTTGCCgttgtttgagggttagggcagAGTCGGGGTTACGCGTTTAGCTTTGGTTCTTAGGTTTAGCACGAGGTGTGGAGGAATGTGTTTTACCAGACTCCTTATAATGCACATGAATGcacgcgtgtgtctgtgtgcgtgcctgcctgcctgtctctctaaTCCCATTAATTAATCTCATGCCAAAAGGTAAGAGTATGACAGATTTTTTTCCTTACTACACATGTTTTGTCTCCTACTTGCCAATTGCCATCTTGCCAAATATATaaatttttgtattttttccaAAGCTGTTCAGTTCAGGGAGTATTCTGGGAATGTTTTCAGCCCTGCTAACAGACTGCACAGGCTCCACCGTACTGCATGTTTCCTCACCTGTAGCAGTTGTTCCTGTAATCGTTGTAGCTGCCAAGTGTAGTCAGGCAACCCAAACATATCGCGTATgagaaaaagatttgggttccAGCATCAGTCCAAACCTGCAAACAAGTAAAATAACAATGGCAAAAAAGCTTATGTGTTGCTTTGCAATGAAATACGTTATGGTGATGAGGAATGTGGGCTAATCGGGACCTGTGGGTCAGCGAGTCGAGTGATGTTGGGGTAAAGGTAATGCTTGATTCCAAAGAGAGCTCCGGGAAGCGTCAGTCCTCTGACCAGCAGCACCGCCAACATGATGAAAGGGAATGTGGCCGTGACGTACACTGCCTGTATTTGAGCAGAAAGTTGTTTTCAAAAGCAAGAACCCTGCACTTGGATTTGTTCTGGCCACCTCTTTGCTCTTAAGCCCTACCTTCCCTGTGGATCTCACTCCCTTCCAGATGCAGAAGTAGCAGATCACCCAGGCCAGGAGGAGGTACAACGACAGCTCCCACTGTACGTGTCCGATCTCCTCTATACCAGAGGACACGTTAAGCACCCGACGTCTAAAAGGACCGATGCAAACTAACAATTAGAATGACTTCATTCATGTCACAACGTTAAGAtcatatataaatatttcagaTTAGAAATACATCAAGCAGCACTTGGGCGACAGATTTGGGTAGTTTTAGTTTTGTAGGCATTGTAAATGAGTTAAGCAGACAAATCATTCTCTCATTAGACTCTTCAGCACATACAATCCCCTCCCTACTAAAACCCCCTGGGGAGGGGGTGCATTTATTAAAGCACTCCCTGGCAACAGTGCTTTCTCTTTCCCTGATGCCAGGGACCTCTGGCTCCATAATACATCAGCTGCAAAtgttcacacacattttttcTTTACAGTTTAAGTACAAGTCCTGGCAGAGTGAGGTATATTTACACCAACAGCTATTCAGCCTGTGTTCAGACAACTTCCTTTCTAAGTTGCGGTTAAGACGCCGCCAGGAACTGTTAATTTTGTGATATTTTAATGATGAAATCATTTGCCTGTTTcaggttttaaatgaaatatcacAGTTGTTAGTTGGGTGAGGACTCTTCTCTTATCGGAGATTTTATAGGTGAATAGTATGTTTAAAATCAGCCTTATAATTAAAAGAATTCATTTCCTAAGTAGATTAGGTCTGAAAACTATATGTAAAATGAGAGAAGGACTTACTGCCAAAATTCTTGTACAGATGATGTTGAATTTACAGGAGTTGACCCGTTTATGCTGACATTGTAGTTCAGCACCACACAAGATTCTGAAATAGCACAGTATGATTAAAGACACCAACATGTACAGTATTTCACATTTCAGGCAGATTCCACAGCCCCATGTCTGTGTATGGAGTTCTTACACTACCTGTGTTCCATGTGTTATTACAGCTGGCCCATGGCAGAGTCCCAGAGAAGGAtgagaaaaggtaaaaaaaagccCAAGCTAAGATCAGGATGTAGCTGACGGACCCATAGAATAGGATCATTTGGCTTGTGTATCCCATGCCTGGAAACAAAATAAGGTCaaaattaaaatggaattacTTGCAAAATCTGCATCTGAAGCAGCTGCATTTAACCaaagatgaataaatgtaataacatTTCAAGAAACGGGTGGGTTAAATCACTCTCCTTTGATTCATGAAagctcttttgttgttttttatgcaCAAACAGGATTGAAAATGTGATGAATCCCGAGGATTTACAAAATTTGAATGGGAGGAGTGGTGGTGGCACAATTCAGCTATTGGATTCATGAAAGGACTTGTCTACATGAAAATGCTCTCATAAACACAGGCGCCTTTGGCACAGGTGGGAGGTGCGACGGTACGGCCGTGATTCACACGTTCATTCTATATATAAAAAGAGTTTATAACGTGGGCAATGGTTCAGGGTGGAACGGTGCCCAGGTACCATATAAGTCctgtatttttaatgaaattaaaGTTCACTTTAAGACTTTATGCACCATCTACGCAACAAATATAGATTTTTCATTCTTAGATGCTGAGGAAAACCTGAATCTCTAAACCACCTTATTTTACTCTAATCAACTTAAATCCACTGAATTTCTTTTCCCATTTTACTCTCTAAATGTTTTTCTATGTCGGAGTGATTGTTTTGTGATTCTTTAAAAaattgttgtgttgtgttgcactGTGTTGTGTTgccttgtgttgtgttgcgctgtgttgtgttgcgctgtgttgtgttgcgctGTGTTgcgctgtgttgtgttgcgttgtgTTGCGTTGTGCTGTGTTgagctgtgctgtgctgtgctgtgctgtgctgtgctgtgttgtgttgtattgtgttgtgttgtgttgcgttgcattgtgttgtgttgcgctGCGTACAGCCCTGCCACATCTCACCTTCAAATAAGGGGcaaatcttcctccagcacaTGATTCCCCCTTGGCTGGTGTACTGGCCCAATGCAGTCTCCAAAATAAACAAAGGAATGCCACAGGACACAAGAAACAGGAAATAAGGAATAAGGAACGCCCCTGAAAATGTACAGAATCAGAAATGTATGTTGGAATCTTTGTTCTCCCAAAAAAATGCTGTGTTTACAATAAATTTAAGGGTACACAAAGTTTAAATTATGTCACAAAATTAAGAATCTTTAAGCAAATATTTCTTTTCAAAACAAAGATTTAGGGTTTCCCTAAACATAGAAATTCATTAATGGGGATTACTGAAGGGTTTATTTGATGCCTTCGCCTTATGCCATCCTTCTGTATTTCCCTTTTCCCCACACCAGACACAAGAGAATCATTCTCTGTCTGAAGTGAAAAACACTGTGCCTCCATCAAACTTAGCtaattgcacacacacacacacacacgcacatgcacacacacacacacacacacacacacacacacacacacacacacacacacacacacacacacacacacacacacacacacatgtgccaTTTGAATCAAACTTGTTCCACTATTAAAGCTGTGAGGTATTTATGGGCACACATAAATCAACAGCCCCACCTTTATCAATGTACGCTTGATTTTATGTAGGTTATTGTTCCTTGAACAGGGACGCTCAGTACAAAGGAGGGCTCTCATTTCTCTCcctgctccctcctccacaGGACACTAAAGAATGGGATTAAAAAATGTGAGTGCGCCTTTGTGCGCCAGTCCCTCCTGCGGTTACCATCAGCAAAAGGCGGTTTTCCCGCTGTTTCTACAGACCAGAAGGACGATCGGCTGCGCAGGACTGAGAAAATCTCAGGATTATTTCAGTTTACTTTTCATCCTTCATAGGAGGTTAAAGGAAAAAGCTTTGAAGGTGATTACAGTTGTTGTGGAACAGGTGAAATCTTTTTGCTGACATATTTTTTCCCCAGTAGCTACAGTTCTTAGTAAATATCATTTTTAAACCTGCTTGTATTTTACTGAATGTGCCAACGAACCAGAAATATTATAACTATTATATCACATCAGGTTCAGTATGAAATAAATGATCTGACACCTTGTTCAACCTGTGGgaaaaggggtggggggagggtagAAATATTCGAGCaaattttaatcacattttctcCACCTATTTAGACTGGTGCATCTTcaaatttctattttttccccattttatttagtttttaaatTGTACAGGTCTATGTGGGTTGaaggacaaaataaaacaaaaaagactcAAAGACAGTGCTGAGTTAATGAAATGATGTATAatcacatttttcttcacaAGTGAAATCGAGGTGATGAAAAGCTGAACCTTACCTCCACCGTTCCTGTAGCACATATAAGGAAATCTCCACACATTTCCAAGACCAACAATGGCACCAGCCACGGAGAGAAAGAACTCTCTTTTGCTCTCCCATTTGCCACGTTCCTTCACAGAGTGTGAAGAAGCCTTCAGGGGAAGGACGCAGAGCCGGTACAAGAAGTCTGCCATGCCTCTCAGGGTGATGAAGAGTGAGGGCTCCAGGAgtttttaaacatgtcaaacTGGGCCTGCCTGATGTGGTTTTTGTAACTGGTTACCAAACTGAGTGACGGTATATTCTAATTTTGGCCACAAGGTGAAGCTGTGCATGTACGCTAACATAAAAAGGATTACTTAATAAGAACTGAAGGGTAAGGGGGGGGCATTAGAAAACAATTTGGGGAGTAAGAACATAGCTGAGTTTTATGATGCATAAGTTCACATTCAGTGTGTGCATGAAATAACTTAAATTAGTCATGGATAAGGTCattgagggtgtgtgtgcgtgtgtgtgtgatatacaTGGACACAGTTAAGTGATgggttttaaagttttatttttatatagatAAATAATAACAACTCCCGATACTACTATATTTAATTCCATCACTATTCTTTACATCATTAATCTTGAACACTTGCAGAGTTCACTTTAAACCCGTCAGCCTGAGAGAGAGATAAAAGCAACAAAGCCATTCCTGGCAGGTGGGAAGGAATTCAACTTGCATAATTTGGGGTAGTTCAATATTTGAAACTCACAGCAGGGGGCTCCCTTGGGCCTGTCATGACCCTCCCATTGAGTTCAAAGTGTTACTAAGCTTAATGTTTGCATGCACAAATCATGATCTTGCCTGTCAGAATGGATTTTCTTTCAGGTGGTTTATGACACACGCTATAACCAAGGTGCATCCATCTTTAAATAACTTTACAATGCAGTGaccatgtatgtatgtatgtatgtatgtatgtatgagtTGTAAAATGTGTGACATTTTAAATCATGTATCAAAGAGCGTAGGTAACAGCGGACATGACATAGAAAGGAAATGATGCTATACTGTCTTTATTCTTGTCCAGCAAGGGCTTTGATTTGTGCTTTGATTCCACTCTCCAACAACTCAATGACAGTGATTTAAATGTGAACTTTCAGCTGGGTTTAAGAAAACCTTTGCATAGAAATGACATTAACATATGCAGGGAGGTGCAGTATTTATTTACGGtaagttgtgtttttccccccacagcaAAGAACAGCAGAGCTGATAGACAAATGAAGACCCAAAATAAATCTGAGAAAGCCTCCCAAAGATCTCACTGAGGCAAAGAAACACAATACTGAGCTGATTCCCTGAACTCAGCACAGCAGTAACAAAGAAACCATCCCAAGAGCTGGAAACTCCTGGAAAAGCATGTCAAACTATCAGTGATGCCAAGACATTTCATACGAGTATTATGAACAGGCCTTATACTCATTATCAAAGTAATCTGTCTGCTTTGGCCGGAAGAGCAGGATTTAGACGGCAATGTGGCATTTCTTTAGCACCCACTGCACAAACGCCGAAAGACACATTGTAGCTGTTTGGTTGCATACTGGGTGTTTCTAACTTCTTTCAGGAAGTCAGGAAAGTGCCTCTTTTTTCATCAATAAGCCAAAACTATGTAGCAGTTAGTTTCACTGCTACTACTAAACCAAATAAAGTAAAAGAATAACAATAGTGTAGTGCGGGTACATTTGATGTATagccaataaaaacaaagatgtaCAGGGGAGTCGTGTGTGTACTCTTTTATATTCTTATCTATATCATTTATAAGACAGGAGTTAAAAACAAAGCATTATCACATTAGTTATTAGAGGAGCTCAACTATTTTAGTAGACAAATGAGCACAACTCATCCAACACTTCTGCAGCCTAACGTGCAGCCAAAAGCCGCAtgtttggatttaataaaacatttaattaatgACATTTAGTACATGTAAGCTTTGTCCAAAATTATTTTTAGTGCACTCATTGTATCCTATAATTGTGAAAAACAGTGCTCCCTAACGACGCATTACATCCCATCATCTTTTGCGGTCACGTGCGAGATGCTAGACTGAGGTTAATTATTGATATTAAGTTAATTATTAAGGGCACAGTAGTAGATCAAGAAAACAAATGACGCGTGAGTGTTTTATCTGTAGTGCTTAgtagggagaaaaaaaataaattaaccaGCATCGACGTTAATCTGGTATGTCGCTGTATAAAGTGCACTGGTTTAAAGTACAAAAGCAGCTTATCTGTTAGGGCGCTACATGGTGCACTCAATTCAACCCCCTATATAGTGAGCAGAGAATAGGGAACCAGGAGGAGGCTTGGAAACAGCTTTTGTGTTTTGTAGCAGTTCAGTTGATCTCAGCTTATACGGCACTGAATCATAAAGCATCTATACATTAGCTAATATCAGCACTGGGGTGGCTAATATTAGGACTATCCGCAATGGAACAATATAGAAGGAAGGACAAATAAATTGCATAATATTGCCTTTTATCCATGAAACAGTAGCTAACAGTACAACAGCCCGAGTCAAAACAAAAATCGGATTCTGTATTTATATGATCTTTGataacttttaaaataaaattaatttaaaaatatgcTGGTTGCCAAACTATTGGTCTACTGCAAACAAGAACTGTGCCTCTATATTTTCTCTTCCTGTGACAAGATTTAGTCACCTATAGATCCACATGTAAACTTACACACGACACACACGCATGGACACAGGCACTGCAATTGTAACCATAAGCTGCCAATGTAGGTAAAATGTAAGCGCTTACCCCTGTTTTAAACATATTTCATAGAAAACAAGGCAAACAGTGGAGGAATTGAAGGTAGAATAGATTTATCTAAGAGAAAC is drawn from Takifugu rubripes chromosome 19, fTakRub1.2, whole genome shotgun sequence and contains these coding sequences:
- the slc6a11a gene encoding solute carrier family 6 member 11a, with protein sequence MADFLYRLCVLPLKASSHSVKERGKWESKREFFLSVAGAIVGLGNVWRFPYMCYRNGGGAFLIPYFLFLVSCGIPLFILETALGQYTSQGGIMCWRKICPLFEGMGYTSQMILFYGSVSYILILAWAFFYLFSSFSGTLPWASCNNTWNTESCVVLNYNVSINGSTPVNSTSSVQEFWQRRVLNVSSGIEEIGHVQWELSLYLLLAWVICYFCIWKGVRSTGKAVYVTATFPFIMLAVLLVRGLTLPGALFGIKHYLYPNITRLADPQVWTDAGTQIFFSYAICLGCLTTLGSYNDYRNNCYRDSFFLCLLNSGTSFVSGFAIFSILGYMSQKQGVDIASVAESGPGLVFIVYPQAVTLLPWPQLWSVCFFSMIVLLGVDGQFIALESIVTSLSDIYPAYMRKGYRREVLLFLICASSYVVGQLLVSQAGMYFLMIFDHYVCSGPALLLLAIFQSLIIGWVYGSERFCGNIADMIGYKPHALIKYSWMYGTPLTCIGTLIFLSVRYTPIKFNNSYVFPWWGYGIGWFLASSSLMMIPITMICKVAKKDGTLWQRLKASARPVDDLPKMAQEMERIVTS